A window from Salvia miltiorrhiza cultivar Shanhuang (shh) chromosome 2, IMPLAD_Smil_shh, whole genome shotgun sequence encodes these proteins:
- the LOC131013292 gene encoding CBS domain-containing protein CBSX5-like — protein MAISLSAYQVADLCLGKPPLRSLSSSCTVAAALAALKSADDTFISVWSCDHKRNLDCDCVCVGKVCMVDIICYLCKKENTSSPALALNKPLSVLLSDVNDGVRHVDPSASLLEAIDLMIQGAQNLVVPIRSSISRRKQLQRSSTTIHNGQEFCWLTQEDVLRFLLSSIGLFSPIAPLPIETLGIINTEFLSVEYNSPASSAIAAISRSLADQTSVAVVDDEGSLIGEISPLTLACCDETAAAAILTLSAGDLMAYIDCGGPTEDMLRVVEEKLKEKKLKGMLKEIMAGTTSSQDVSNSSSSDEELSSPTTTLYRRTSSHSGRMARRAEAVVCHRGSSLVAVMIQAITRRVNYVWVMEDDCSVVGIVTFANMLDVFREHLESLI, from the exons ATGGCTATCAGTTTGTCAGCCTACCAGGTGGCTGATCTCTGCCTCGGCAAGCCGCCTCTCCGCTCCCTCTCCTCCTCCTGCACCGTCGCCGCCGCCCTCGCTGCTCTCAAATCCGCCGACGACACCTTCATCAGCGTGTGGAGCTGTGACCACAAGAGGAATCTCGACTGCGACTGCGTTTGCGTCGGCAAAGTTTGCATGGTCGACATCATTTGCTACCTCTGCAAAAAAGAGAATACGTCGTCTCCGGCGTTGGCTCTCAATAAACCTCTCTCTGTTCTACTCTCTGATGTCAATGACGGAGTCAGACACGTCGATCCCTCCGCCAG CTTACTAGAAGCTATTGATCTCATGATCCAAGGAGCGCAGAATCTGGTGGTCCCGATAAGGAGCAGCATTTCGAGGAGAAAGCAGCTCCAGAGATCATCAACCACCATCCACAACGGCCAGGAATTCTGCTGGCTAACGCAGGAAGACGTGCTGAGGTTTCTCCTCAGCTCGATCGGCCTCTTCTCCCCCATCGCGCCGCTCCCCATCGAAACCCTAGGCATCATCAACACCGAATTCCTCTCCGTCGAGTACAATAGCCCCGCTTCCTCCGCAATCGCGGCGATCTCTCGCTCTCTAGCGGACCAGACGTCGGTGGCGGTGGTGGACGACGAGGGGAGCTTGATCGGAGAAATTTCCCCCCTGACGCTCGCCTGCTGCGACGAGACGGCCGCCGCGGCCATCTTAACCCTCTCCGCGGGGGATCTCATGGCCTACATCGACTGTGGCGGCCCCACGGAGGACATGCTGAGGGTCGTGGAGGAGAAATTGAAGGAGAAGAAACTCAAAGGAATGCTCAAGGAGATCATGGCCGGTACCACCAGCTCGCAAGATGTCTCGAATTCCTCGTCGTCCGACGAGGAGCTGTCCTCCCCGACGACGACGTTGTACAGACGGACGAGCAGCCATTCTGGGCGGATGGCGAGAAGGGCTGAGGCTGTGGTGTGCCACCGGGGGAGCTCGCTGGTGGCGGTGATGATCCAGGCCATCACGCGCCGCGTGAACTATGTGTGGGTAATGGAAGATGACTGCAGCGTGGTTGGGATTGTCACCTTTGCTAATATGCTTGATGTTTTCAGGGAACATTTGGAATCTCTCATCTGA
- the LOC131013288 gene encoding lanC-like protein GCR2 yields the protein MAADRFFPNEMPAYIPETQSAPAADDSLTKLLHLPLKILSDRLKKDALDIKDTVVKESWLASGKRVRDFSLYTGDLGTAFLLFKAYQVTGDRTHLHISLDIIKACETAIQGSGRVTFLCGEAGVCAVGAVVAHHNGDEKLCQHYVSQLKEIKLSTDLPDELLYGRAGFLWACLFLNKHIGPNTVSSNRMRAVVNAIIRSGRQLGKGSCPLMYEWHGKRYCGAAHGLAGIMNVLMDVELKPDEAEDVKATLRYMIKNRFASGNYPSSEGNEADQLVHWCHGAPGVALTLVKAAQVFKGDEFVEAAMEAGDVVWNRGLLKRVGICHGISGNAYVFLSLYRLTGKPEYLYRAKAFACFLHDRAQTLISEGVIHKGDRPYSLFEGIGGMAYLFLDITEPSQARFPAYEL from the exons ATGGCTGCTGATCGTTTCTTTCCAAATGAAATGCCCGCTTACATCCCAGAAACTCAGTCAGCCCCCGCCGCTGACGATTCGCTCACGAAGCTTCTCCATCTTCCACTCAAGATTCTGTCCGACCGCCTCAAGAAAGACGCTTTGGACATCAAAGATACA GTGGTTAAGGAGAGCTGGCTGGCCTCGGGAAAACGCGTGCGCGACTTTAGTTTGTACACGGGGGATTTAGGAACTGCTTTCTTGCTGTTCAAAGCTTATCAAGTTACAGGAGATAGGACTCATCTTCATATTTCTCTAGACATAATTAAAGCCTGCGAGACTGCTATTCAAGGCTCTGG GCGCGTCACTTTCCTTTGTGGAGAGGCCGGTGTCTGCGCTGTTGGTGCTGTGGTGGCACACCACAATGGTGATGAGAAACTATGCCAGCACTATGTATCACAGCTCAAAGAG ATTAAGCTATCCACAGATCTTCCAGACGAACTATTGTATGGGAGAGCCGGGTTTTTGTGGGCTTGTTTGTTCTTGAACAAACACATTGGTCCAAACACAGTGTCCTCCAATAGAATG AGGGCTGTTGTCAATGCAATCATAAGGTCTGGTAGGCAGCTGGGGAAGGGAAGCTGCCCCTTGATGTATGAGTGGCACGGGAAAAGATACTGTGGAGCAGCCCACGGGCTAGCCGGGATTATGAACGTGTTGATGGACGTGGAGCTGAAGCCTGATGAGGCGGAGGATGTCAAAGCCACACTACGTTACATGATCAAAAACCGTTTTGCTAGTGGAAATTACCCCTCGAGTGAAGGAAATGAAGCAGATCAACTCGTCCATTGGTGCCACGGGGCACCCGGTGTTGCTCTTACTCTGGTGAAAGCAGCCCAG GTTTTCAAAGGAGATGAGTTTGTCGAAGCAGCAATGGAGGCGGGGGACGTGGTCTGGAACAGAGGCCTACTGAAGCGAGTAGGGATTTGTCACGGCATCAGTGGGAATGCCTACGTATTCCTATCGCTCTACCGCTTAACTGGGAAACCGGAATACTTATACAGAGCCAAAGCATTCGCCTGCTTCCTCCATGATCGGGCTCAAACCCTCATTTCAGAGGGTGTTATACATAAAGGTGATCGTCCGTATTCACTATTCGAAGGTATTGGGGGAATGGCTTATCTCTTTCTTGACATCACTGAACCATCTCAGGCTAGATTTCCAGCCTATGAACTCTAG
- the LOC131013293 gene encoding plant intracellular Ras-group-related LRR protein 6-like, whose translation MELRRDRKSVINQAAMDRAAMDRVLKAARSSGSLNLSNRSLKEVPDEVYKILDAVGGDEKWWETVELQKLILAHNDIELLKEDLRNLTSLVVLNLSHNKLTHLPAAIGELQMLKSLDVTSNSIMEIPEEIGSAASLVKFDCSNNRLSSLPSSLGHCTNLSELKASNNIISSLPEELANCSKLTKLDVEGNKLVELSHKLIASCPMLMELNASKNLLTSLPESIGCLARVIRLDLHQNRISSIPSSIKGCSSLIELYLGNNALSSLPVEIGSLTQLGTFDLQSNQLKEYPVEACSLHLSVLDLSNNSLSGLPSEIGLMITLRKLLLAGNPLRTLRSSLVNGPTTALLKYLRSRLPKDEESAAPSAVKQDPFALAAQSSLTSKELSLAGLSLSAVPSEILKSSDITKVNLTGNSIEELPFELGSCVSIEVLILTKNKIKEWPTTVLASLPRLLCLKLDGNPLQKIPSDGFRAVSKLRILDLSGAAGALPENPAFSSLPDLEELYLRRMQIPVFPLEIMCLQQLHILDLSQNSMQSIPESIKDLSSLIELNLSDNNISSLPPNLGLLEPSLQVLKVDGNPLRSIRRPILDRGTKAILSYLKDRIVQQ comes from the exons ATGGAACTCCGAAGAGATCGTAAATCCGTAATCAATCAAGCCGCCATGGATCGAGCTGCCATGGACCGAGTTCTGAAAGCTGCGCGTTCTTCCGGTTCGCTCAACCTTTCAAACCGCTCTCTCAA AGAAGTACCGGATGAGGTTTACAAAATTTTGGATGCGGTCGGTGGAGATGAGAAGTGGTGGGAG ACTGTGGAGCTGCAGAAGCTTATTCTAGCTCATAATGATATTGAATTGCTGAAGGAAGATTTGAGAAATTTGACTTCGTTAGTAGTGCTGAATCTAAGTCATAATAAGCTTACGCACCTCCCTGCTGCTATTGGAGA GCTTCAGATGCTTAAGTCATTAGACGTGACATCTAATTCGATAATGGAAATACCAGAAGAAATTGGATCGGCTGCTTCTCTGGTGAA GTTTGACTGTTCGAATAACCGGCTTAGCTCTCTTCCTAGTTCCCTAGGGCATTGCACAAATTTGTCAGAACTGAAG GCATCAAACAATATAATTTCCAGCTTGCCGGAAGAGCTGGCAAATTGTTCAAAATTAACGAAGTTGGATGTAGAG GGAAATAAGCTAGTTGAGCTGTCACATAAATTGATTGCATCGTGCCCTATGCTTATGGAACTCAACGCAT CTAAAAATCTACTCACCAGCCTCCCGGAGAGTATTGGATGCCTTGCACGTGTAATTAGGTTGGACCTTCACCAAAACA GAATTTCCTCGATTCCGTCATCAATAAAGGGCTGCTCTTCCCTTATAGAGTTATATTTAGG GAACAATGCATTGTCTTCGTTGCCTGTGGAAATTGGATCACTGACTCAGCTGGGGACATTTGATCTGCAGTCAAACCAG TTGAAAGAATATCCTGTGGAGGCTTGCAGTTTGCACCTCTCAGTTCTTGACCTGTCAAATAATTCACTGTCTGGTTTGCCTTCTGAGATTG GCTTGATGATAACACTGCGGAAACTTTTACTCGCTGGTAATCCATTGAGAACACTTCGGAG CTCACTGGTAAATGGACCTACAACTGCTCTGTTGAAGTATCTTCGAAGTAGACTCCCAAAAGATGAAG AGTCTGCAGCACCCTCAGCTGTGAAACAGGACCCTTTTGCACTGGCTGCTCAGTCATCTCTGACTTCAAAG GAACTCTCATTAGCTGGGTTAAGTTTGAGTGCTGTGCCATCAGAAATTTTGAAGTCAAGTGATATTACGAAAGTCAATCTTACAGGAAATTCAATAGAAGAGTTACCCTTTGAGCTTGGATCTTGTGTCTCCATTGAG GTTCTGATTCTGACCAAGAACAAGATAAAAGAGTGGCCTACTACGGTTTTAGCTTCTCTTCCTAGACTTTTGTGCTTGAAACTGGATGGTAATCCACTCCAAAAG ATCCCCTCAGACGGCTTTCGAGCAGTATCCAAGCTCCGGATTCTGGATCTAAGTGGTGCTGCTGGTGCACTTCCAGAAAACCCAGCATTTTCGAGCTTACCGGATCTGGAGGAACTTTACCTGAG GCGGATGCAGATACCAGTTTTTCCTTTGGAAATAATGTGTTTACAGCAGTTACATATACTGGACTTGAGCCAGAACTCCATGCAATCAATTCCAGAG AGCATCAAGGATCTTTCTTCTCTTATAGAGCTTAACCTATCAGACAACAATATTTCTTCTCTTCCACCAAATCTG GGTTTGCTAGAACCCAGTCTGCAGGTTTTAAAAGTTGATGGAAACCCATTGAGAAG TATTCGAAGGCCAATTTTGGACCGTGGAACAAAAGCGATCCTGAGCTATTTAAAGGATAGAATTGTCCAGCAGTAA